TCAGCGCCGTGGGCCATGAGACCGACGTGTCCATCAGCGATTTCGTCGCCGACGTGCGTGCGCCCACGCCTTCGGCCGCCGCCGAACTGCTGGCGCCCCACAGCGGCGACCTGCAGCAGCGCCTGGACAGCCTGCGCCGCCGGCTGATCCTGCGCATCCAGGACCGCCTGACCCGCGAGCGGCTGCGTCTGGAAGGCACCGCCCGGCGCCTGCGCCACCCCGGCGAGCGCCTGCGCCAGCAGGCCCAGCGCCTGGACGACCTGGACATGCGCCTGCGCCGCGCCTTCGAGCGCCAGCTGCAGATCCGCCAGGAGCGCGTCGCGCGGCTGGACACCCGTCTCGCCGCGCAGCACCCCGGCCGTAACCTGGCCCTGCTGCGCCAGCGCCTGGACAACCTCAGCGCCCGCCTGCCCCGCGCCACCCACGCGATCCTGCGCGAACAGCGCCAGCGCCTGGACAGCCTGATGCAGACGCTGCACATCGTCAGCCCGCTGGCGACCCTCGGCCGCGGCTACAGCATCCTCCTGGACGACAAGGGCCAGGCCATCCGCAGCGCCGCGCAGACCAGGAACGGCCAGCGCCTGAAGGCCAAGCTGGGCGACGGAGAGCTGGAAGTGCGGGTGGAAGACAACCACCAGGCACCCGTCACCCTTTCCCTGCTGGACTGATTGCCGATGACCGACCTGCTCGCGCCGATCCTGCCGCAACCCGATCCGGACTGGGCCGAAGCCTTCCGCGTGCCGATCATCGAATGCGACCAGCCGCTGCAGGCCCTGGGCATCGCCACCGGCTTCGCGGTGTGGCCGGCCTATCACCGCCTGGGCGTGCCCAATGCGCAGCCGGAATGCTATGCGCGCACGGAAGTCTTCGAGCGCCTGCTGCACGCCGCGAGCCTGCTGCCCGACGGCATCCGCCTGGTGATCCTCGACGCTTGGCGGCCCTTCGCGGTGCAGCAGCACCTGTACGACACGCTCTACGACATCCTCCGCCAGCACGAGCCGAACACCGACCCGGCCGAGCTGACCCGCCGCACCCGCGAGTTCGTCGCGCCGCCCAGCACCCGCGCCGAGTCGCCCAGCCCGCACCTCACCGGCGGCGCCATCGACCTGACCCTGTGCGACCGCGACGGCCGCTGGCTGGACATGGGCAGCCTGTTCGACGAGGCGACGCCGCGCTCCTATACCCGCCATTACGAAGAAATCGCCCAGCCGGACGAAGCCCAGCAACGCGTGCGCGACAACCGCCGGATACTGTTCAACGCCATGCTGGCGGCAGGCTTCAGCAACCTCTCCAGCGAGTGGTGGCATTACGACTACGGCGACCAGCTGTGGGCCGCGCACCTGGGCAAACCCCACGCCATCTATGGGCCGGCGCAGGTGCTGTCGCTGGAGCAGCTGTGGCGCCAGCAGCTCGAAGGCCTGCGCCACTAACGCCTCGGCACAAGAACACGCGGAATCTGTAGGA
This Pseudomonas sp. ATCC 13867 DNA region includes the following protein-coding sequences:
- a CDS encoding M15 family metallopeptidase, with protein sequence MTDLLAPILPQPDPDWAEAFRVPIIECDQPLQALGIATGFAVWPAYHRLGVPNAQPECYARTEVFERLLHAASLLPDGIRLVILDAWRPFAVQQHLYDTLYDILRQHEPNTDPAELTRRTREFVAPPSTRAESPSPHLTGGAIDLTLCDRDGRWLDMGSLFDEATPRSYTRHYEEIAQPDEAQQRVRDNRRILFNAMLAAGFSNLSSEWWHYDYGDQLWAAHLGKPHAIYGPAQVLSLEQLWRQQLEGLRH